A segment of the Anaerolineae bacterium genome:
ATGGTCAAATCATCATCCAGCTCTGCGATTTGCTCGACCATTCGCTCGCGTTCTACCCTTGCTTGCTCCATCAACTCTTCCGGAATTGGGACACGCAAGGGCTCCTTGCCGAGGTCGTCCTCCCATACAATCGCCACTTCCTCGATCAGGTCAACCACCCCACGAAAGTTCGCCTCGTCTCCAATGGGGAGTTGCACCGCAATAGGGTTTGCACCCAGCCTTTGGCGGATCATCCCGACGGATCGCTCATACGACGCTCCAACCCGATCCATCTTGTTGACAAAGCAAATCCGCGGCACCCCATAGCGGTCAGCCTGACGCCAGACGGTCTCGCTTTGCGGCTCTACACCCTGGACTGCATCGAAAATCACTACGCCTCCATCCAAAACCCGCAACGAACGTTGCACTTCAGCGGTAAAGTCGATGTGTCCAGGCGTATCTATAATGTTAATCTGCGTTCCGTTCCATTCAGCGGTAACCGCTGCGGAAACTATGGTTATACCTCGCTCGCGCTCCTGTTCCATCCAATCGGTAACGGTTGTTCCCTCGTCAACCGAGCCGATTCGATGGGTTTTGCCAGTATAGAACAGAATCCGCTCGGTCGTCGTTGTTTTGCCAGCGTCGATATGGGCAATAATGCCAATGTTGCGGACTCGTTCTAACGGCAATCGGCGAGACATAACCCAATCTCATCAATCAAAACTCACCCATCAACAATCCATCAAACGCGGTAATGAGAAAATGCGCGATTGGCTTCTGCCATCTTGTGCGTTTCTTCGCGTTTGCGTACTGCCGAACCGGTATTATTGGCTGCATCCATCAACTCGGCAGCCAGTTTCTCCGAGAAAGTTTTGCCACTCCGCGCTTTTGCTGCAGTGATGATCCAGCGCGTCGCCAGTGCAAATCGCCGATAAGGAGGCACTTCCATCGGCACCTGATAAGTGGCACCGCCAACCCGCCGCGGTTTCACTTCCATCAATGGGGCAACATTCTTGATCGCCGATTCGAAAACTTCCATCGGATCGCGCTTGGTTTTTTCCTGAATCATGTCAAAAGCATCGTAGACCAGGCGGGTTGCCAGACTTTTCTTGCCGCGTCGCATCACACGGTTGATGAACGACTGAACTTCCACACTGTGATAACGCACATCAGGCGGAATTTCAAATCGTTCGGGTTTATTTCGTCGAGCCATGCTATCTCTCCATCACCACAAATTAATCGTCTGCGCTTCTCATCCTCAGTCTAAGAGCGTTTATTTCGGCCGCTTCGAGCC
Coding sequences within it:
- a CDS encoding SSU ribosomal protein S7p (S5e) yields the protein MARRNKPERFEIPPDVRYHSVEVQSFINRVMRRGKKSLATRLVYDAFDMIQEKTKRDPMEVFESAIKNVAPLMEVKPRRVGGATYQVPMEVPPYRRFALATRWIITAAKARSGKTFSEKLAAELMDAANNTGSAVRKREETHKMAEANRAFSHYRV